In Gossypium raimondii isolate GPD5lz chromosome 12, ASM2569854v1, whole genome shotgun sequence, a single window of DNA contains:
- the LOC105762863 gene encoding transcription factor HBI1 isoform X1, which yields MNRALAETLTVLDRQRASVKWQQESYFSELSGVFSTQTSTHVHGFQGDLISDESVLDDLVMTRQVKPDPSLETSWPELGKVDMAGMGFGPCGYSNGPSFDMNYAISRTFSCPPAVAATIAKEAMEVKGKESIVSENMGSAVARESSKKRKADKLHNSKVAADDDSKKTKACGEEAEESKITGPPNTNKSSTKQEPSADTSKENSKLTEVQKPDYIHVRARRGQATDSHSLAERVRREKISERMKYLQDLVPGCNKITGKAGMLDEIINYVQSLQRQVEFLSMKLAAVNPRLDFDIDNLFAKDVFPPCMTNFPTVGMSSEMANPSYLHFNPVQQVVACSGVEMGLNSPDIALWRTISAPESTIPDASFLDTSCFTQIQPSPTWDVELQNVYNVAFEHGRSTTPFPSQPFAAAGSIEASHLKMEM from the exons ATGAATAGAGCATTAGCAGAGACATTGACAGTGCTGGATAGACAAAGAGCAAGCGTGAAATGGCAACAAGAAAGCTATTTCAGCGAATTAAGTGGGGTGTTTTCGACCCAAACCAGCACCCATGTTCATGGCTTTCAGGGTGATTTAATAAGCGATGAGTCGGTGTTGGATGACTTGGTGATGACTCGGCAAGTGAAGCCTGACCCTAGCTTGGAGACATCCTGGCCTGAGTTGGGGAAGGTTGACATGGCTGGCATGGGGTTTGGGCCATGCGGCTACAGTAATGGACCgagttttgatatgaattaCGCCATTTCTAGGACTTTTAGCTGCCCTCCAGCTGTGGCGGCGACTATAGCCAAAGAGGCGATGGAGGTCAAGGGCAAAGAGTCGATTGTCTCTGAGAACATGGGTTCAGCCGTTGCAAGAGAAAGCTCCAAGAAAAGGAAAGCTGACAAGTTACATAATTCAAAG GTTGCTGCGGATGATGACTCTAAGAAGACCAAAGCCTGTGGAGAAGAAGCGGAAGAGTCAAAAATTACAGGACCACCCAACACCAACAAAAGCAGCACCAAGCAGGAACCTTCTGCTGATACTTCCAAGGAGAATTCAAAGCTCACTGAGGTTCAAAAGCCTGATTATATTCACGTCAGGGCGCGTCGTGGCCAAGCCACTGATAGCCATAGCTTAGCTGAGAGA GTTAGAAGGGAAAAGATCAGTGAAAGAATGAAATATCTGCAAGATTTAGTTCCAGGGTGTAATAAAATCACTGGGAAAGCtggaatgcttgatgaaataatCAATTATGTTCAATCTCTTCAACGACAAGTTGAG TTCCTATCCATGAAACTAGCTGCTGTAAATCCCAGGCTTGATTTCGACATTGACAATCTTTTTGCCAAAGAT GTATTTCCTCCTTGTATGACTAATTTCCCAACAGTTGGGATGTCATCAGAAATGGCAAATCCTTCTTATCTTCACTTCAATCCAGTTCAACAAGTGGTTGCTTGTTCTGGAGTTGAAATGGGATTGAACTCTCCCGACATTGCTCTTTGGAGAACCATTAGTGCTCCCGAATCGACAATCCCGGACGCATCATTTCTGGATACATCCTGTTTCACT CAAATTCAGCCCTCACCAACATGGGACGTTGAATTGCAAAACGTTTACAATGTGGCATTCGAACATGGAAGATCAACAACACCCTTCCCATCTCAACCATTTGCAG CTGCAGGTTCCATTGAAGCTAGCCATCTAAAGATGGAGATGTGA
- the LOC105762863 gene encoding transcription factor HBI1 isoform X2: MNRALAETLTVLDRQRASVKWQQESYFSELSGVFSTQTSTHVHGFQGDLISDESVLDDLVMTRQVKPDPSLETSWPELGKVDMAGMGFGPCGYSNGPSFDMNYAISRTFSCPPAVAATIAKEAMEVKGKESIVSENMGSAVARESSKKRKADKLHNSKVAADDDSKKTKACGEEAEESKITGPPNTNKSSTKQEPSADTSKENSKLTEVQKPDYIHVRARRGQATDSHSLAERVRREKISERMKYLQDLVPGCNKITGKAGMLDEIINYVQSLQRQVEFLSMKLAAVNPRLDFDIDNLFAKDVFPPCMTNFPTVGMSSEMANPSYLHFNPVQQVVACSGVEMGLNSPDIALWRTISAPESTIPDASFLDTSCFTQIQPSPTWDVELQNVYNVAFEHGRSTTPFPSQPFAGSIEASHLKMEM, from the exons ATGAATAGAGCATTAGCAGAGACATTGACAGTGCTGGATAGACAAAGAGCAAGCGTGAAATGGCAACAAGAAAGCTATTTCAGCGAATTAAGTGGGGTGTTTTCGACCCAAACCAGCACCCATGTTCATGGCTTTCAGGGTGATTTAATAAGCGATGAGTCGGTGTTGGATGACTTGGTGATGACTCGGCAAGTGAAGCCTGACCCTAGCTTGGAGACATCCTGGCCTGAGTTGGGGAAGGTTGACATGGCTGGCATGGGGTTTGGGCCATGCGGCTACAGTAATGGACCgagttttgatatgaattaCGCCATTTCTAGGACTTTTAGCTGCCCTCCAGCTGTGGCGGCGACTATAGCCAAAGAGGCGATGGAGGTCAAGGGCAAAGAGTCGATTGTCTCTGAGAACATGGGTTCAGCCGTTGCAAGAGAAAGCTCCAAGAAAAGGAAAGCTGACAAGTTACATAATTCAAAG GTTGCTGCGGATGATGACTCTAAGAAGACCAAAGCCTGTGGAGAAGAAGCGGAAGAGTCAAAAATTACAGGACCACCCAACACCAACAAAAGCAGCACCAAGCAGGAACCTTCTGCTGATACTTCCAAGGAGAATTCAAAGCTCACTGAGGTTCAAAAGCCTGATTATATTCACGTCAGGGCGCGTCGTGGCCAAGCCACTGATAGCCATAGCTTAGCTGAGAGA GTTAGAAGGGAAAAGATCAGTGAAAGAATGAAATATCTGCAAGATTTAGTTCCAGGGTGTAATAAAATCACTGGGAAAGCtggaatgcttgatgaaataatCAATTATGTTCAATCTCTTCAACGACAAGTTGAG TTCCTATCCATGAAACTAGCTGCTGTAAATCCCAGGCTTGATTTCGACATTGACAATCTTTTTGCCAAAGAT GTATTTCCTCCTTGTATGACTAATTTCCCAACAGTTGGGATGTCATCAGAAATGGCAAATCCTTCTTATCTTCACTTCAATCCAGTTCAACAAGTGGTTGCTTGTTCTGGAGTTGAAATGGGATTGAACTCTCCCGACATTGCTCTTTGGAGAACCATTAGTGCTCCCGAATCGACAATCCCGGACGCATCATTTCTGGATACATCCTGTTTCACT CAAATTCAGCCCTCACCAACATGGGACGTTGAATTGCAAAACGTTTACAATGTGGCATTCGAACATGGAAGATCAACAACACCCTTCCCATCTCAACCATTTGCAG GTTCCATTGAAGCTAGCCATCTAAAGATGGAGATGTGA